A section of the Salmo salar chromosome ssa05, Ssal_v3.1, whole genome shotgun sequence genome encodes:
- the mdc1 gene encoding mediator of DNA damage checkpoint protein 1 isoform X2, whose amino-acid sequence MEATQLIDDSVLEESEEEEDDGEKRGEPLAKLRVLKNKHITETELPLYQGENVLGRNPDSCSLPLGARSVSKQHTIISISVFRGNRRHGNVAAMETEALVWDLGSMNGTRKGRAKLTPHVRYALTEGECVVIADIPCQYVSVDQRGGQGHMQNPTNAHSGRGRRSRLDRKAQLRGSPSGQGLGRETGTPKTERPTEGRGVNGEMGAPLSTELGGKGKTPAIPLSFEQTPTQPERTLVPESESDSDGEREGRRDKRGKYFVSDSDSHMSSPTCSTFLSPTNKVIPESEDESPITPSPSAKNRPKKIVSFSEEESDMDGPRQQPRRRRAQVIVDNSEEEEEEGKEGKEALGEKETGKRTRGKEDVSVVNQVRQAERDGPMVSTEDKFNMDSDTDVEGEEEMGLSAPVNAVKPPAVTEPPTTDSDPGQIHMDSDTDVEEGDDSKLMLTAADVERKPVDSVPVVQPTEIHLDSDTDVDDDDDVVVVSDSATNVTSFVSDPAEKPDDSAPAVPPVEFHLDTDTDVEEEDTDTRSKTVPESDCGGIRTGIAGHQEILLDSDTDEEDNPFAPPASSRTAELLIPPTSVGPAAAAPLEIMSDSDTDLEEDATQTRNLPPPNVATVTEDAVLASRQAVLPSPTTTTTGAVAKTTALRSQDSDADTDAEDERLEPKPPRCRPPAGMVPESDLSEPSDFRMDSDTEEDGPREAGQGQTGGRIREGAAGPGLLPLGGSPGPHQKCSTPLASSVQEEIETQAFFSPSDPFRHPALPPVLRPTAALSCSASDSQEDDDIVVAETQSYVLEAQNQDHQSNLPLEPTLDATQPYSLEPSLGEDREEQPSRGSFQLGLSDSSHLQTRDQASESTQAFSFPGGDSDLEATQTYGSGGGSKEPGLGQRSAVFGRNRQVDFVLEATQAYAAQPRSDTEEEDEEETQPLEFPTPSNVATTETLPMSAYEEEDGEEEEDLVGAKPLTPVRRGRSGGAREREEEEHETQTGEVLTNQYLSTAQTLDMLQESDDEEEAKPDSPRRRRSQKQTVDEEETQTVGAYLSTAETQPMFTAAEDDDDEEEEELNPPSPGRRGSSRRGRVEEEETQPSEFLTSSHISTAETQPMGTCDTEEEKEEDTKAKGRAQRRRGKESEAGTSGVSSRGRRGARGGDESSEPLKTQMKGKAVNTARGGGRRGKVLPEEEESEKEAEVVGQGRRGRGRKSVKQQKEGEKDRLEKERREKERREKERRVEDEGIEKERQEQAEKEQLQKEKVESGRVMKEQQDRERMEQELKEQDERLERERVEREETERMERERLERERKEREEQEGLECERAKREKERLQKEKERIERERKEREDGKRLEREEKEKQEKLERESRQREALERLERERVEKERIEGEQAEKERLEKERREILEKEKMEREEKKKQERERLKKNNEEKERLDRQMKERDLKEKQEREKKERGKREAEEKEKEIKERQAKEQGEKQAKKDDENEPKTSTRGRRATSRRTVTVPPTTEPQPELDILSSKPEPVPASITRSRSNSSNSVSSERSSIGTQGSRGRGGRKTTSTTEPAPGPDNPTRNSTRRRTMVGTVVAPPAAVEVTVQDILSSEQFVARRTRSRSSSTNSHSSTNSEVSTCIVASVSSQSKGRGGGRRRKTGTESLSPSNRQSEQPPAPKPTARGRRSQKVEDYGPHPEMNEKADSQEAGGTTRGQKKTAKTIEPDPVVADEETTPAQVTEDSPAPRGNGRGRGRGGQKDNTPESTPTIAGGDTPSEEGLESKTGGRGKGRKRGLEEEEESRGFKVPRGKAKVQRGGRCRTAEEEGEEEENPTSTPAKRGRASTAQVKKIAEEEKSMEGQSEKMEEAGTVQRKVRGRQSTVQIKKKEDAVLASNSVVPQTPTGKGRGKRRASVESSPLAKTPRSSSVSALSSLSSPGTLGPARAATQSYKVLFTGVVDEEGGKVVSHLGGSLAKGVADMTHLVTDRVRRTVKFLCAVARGVPVVTTDWLDKCGKVGRYLPTDRYLVKDREQENKFSFCLEESLRTASTQPLLQGYEVHVTRSVLPEPAQMKDIIVCSGARFLSTMPSTQKAQARTLVISCGEDWALCAPALSASLPVLSAEFLLTGILQQRVDLVTHVLSAPKPRAQPGAKGQTRGRKRM is encoded by the exons ATGGAGGCAACACAGCTGATCGATGACTCAGTATTGGAAgagtcagaggaggaggaggatgatggagAGAAGCGAGGAGAGCCACTGGCCAAACTCAGGGTGTTAAAAAATAAACACATCACAGAGACTG agtTGCCTCTCTACCAGGGAGAAAATGTGTTGGGTCGAAACCCAGACTCCTGCTCCCTGCCCCTCGGGGCCCGCTCCGTATCCAAGCAACACACCATCATCTCCATCTCAGTGTTTCGCGGCAACCGTCGTCACGGCAATGTTGCCGCCATGGAGACAGAGGCTTTAGTGTGGGACCTGGGCAGCATGAACGGGACAAGGAAGGGCCGGGCCAAACTGACCCCTCACGTCCGCTACGCTCTGACCGAGGGAGAGTGTGTGGTAATAGCTGACATCCCCTGCCAGTATGTCTCTGTGGACCAGAGGGGGGGACAGGGGCACATGCAGAACCCGACGAACGCACACTCTGGAAGGGGAAGGAGGTCACGGCTAGACAGGAAGGCCCAGCTCAGAGGAAGCCCTAGCGGCCAAGGTCTGGGACGAGAGACTGGCACACCGAAGACTGAGAGACCGACTGAGGGTAGAGGAGTCAATGGAGAGATGGGGGCACCATTGTCGACTGAGCTGGGTGGAAAGGGTAAAACTCCGGCCATACCCCTGTCGTTTGAACAAACCCCCACACAGCCTGAGAGGACACTGGTGCCTGAATCTGAGTCTGACTCcgatggagagcgagagggacggagagacaaaCGGGGAAAGTACTTTG TCTCTGATTCTGACTCCCACATGTCCAGTCCCACCTGTTCTACATTCCTCAGTCCTACAAACAAAGTCATTCCAGAGAG TGAGGACGAGAGCCCCATCACTCCCTCCCCCTCCGCTAAAAACAGACCCAAGAAAATAGTGAGCTTCAGTGAGGAGGAGAGCGACATGGATGGACCGAGACAGCAGCCCAGGAGAAGAAGAGCCCAAGTGATAGTGGACAACagcgaagaagaggaggaggaggggaaggaagggAAAGAGGCTCTAGGAGAGAAGGAAACTGGGAAAAGGACAAGAGGAAAGGAGGATGTGTCAGTGGTGAACCAGGTCCGTCAAGCTGAGAGAGATGGACCAATGGTGTCTACAGAGGACAAGTTTAACATGGACAGTGACACAgacgtagagggagaggaggagatggggctgTCTGCACCTGTAAACGCTGTTAAACCACCAGCCGTAACAGAACCTCCTACTACAGACTCTGACCCAGGCCAGATCCACATGGACAGTGATACTGATGTGGAGGAAGGGGATGACTCTAAATTAATGTTAACTGCTGCCGATGTGGAGAGGAAACCAGTAGATTCTGTCCCAGTGGTGCAGCCAACAGAGATCCACCTGGACAGTGATACAGatgtggatgatgatgatgatgttgttgttgtgtcagACAGTGCTACCAATGTTACCTCCTTCGTATCCGATCCGGCCGAGAAACCAGACGATTCTGCCCCTGCGGTGCCGCCCGTAGAATTCCACCTAGACACTGACACAGATGTGGAAGAGGAGGACACAGACACACGTTCCAAAACAGTTCCAGAATCAGATTGTGGTGGGATCAGAACAGGGATTGCTGGTCACCAGGAGATCCTTTTGGACAGTGATACTGATGAAGAAGACAACCCTTTTGCCCCTCCGGCCAGCAGCAGAACAGCGGAGCTCCTTATTCCACCCACCAGTGTAGGACCTGCAGCTGCTGCTCCTCTGGAGATCATGTCTGACAGCGACACAGACTTAGAGGAAGACGCCACACAGACcaggaaccttcctcctcctaatgTCGCCACGGTAACGGAGGACGCGGTGTTAGCGTCGCGACAGGCCGTGCTTCCATCACCCACAACAACGACAACCGGTGCTGTTGCCAAGACAACCGCTCTCAGGTCTCAGGACTCTGATGCTGACACAGATGCTGAGGATGAGCGGTTGGAGCCCAAACCCCCCCGGTGTCGGCCCCCAGCAGGGATGGTCCCGGAGTCGGACCTCAGTGAGCCCAGTGACTTCAGGATGGACAGTGATACGGAGGAGGATGGACCAAGGGAGGCAGGCCAGGGACAGACTGGAGGTCGGATCAGAGAGGGGGCAGCTGGCCCTGGGCTGCTCCCCCTGGGTGGTTCCCCTGGCCCTCATCAGAAGTGCTCCACCCCTTTGGCATCGTCAGTACAGGAGGAGATTGAGACTCAGGCCTTCTTCAGTCCCTCTGACCCATTCAGAC ACCCAGCTCTCCCTCCTGTGCTGAGGCCTACAGCAGCATTGTCCTGCTCTGCATCAGACAGCCAGGAGGACGATGACATTGTGGTGGCCGAGACCCAGTCATATGTGTTGGAGGCCCAGAACCAGGACCATCAGAGCAACCTTCCATTGGAACCCACCCTGGATGCCACGCAGCCCTACAGTCTGGAGCCTTCCTTGGGGGAGGACCGGGAGGAGCAGCCCAGCCGAGGCTCCTTCCAGCTGGGTCTGTCAGACAGCAGCCACCTCCAGACCAGGGACCAGGCCTCAGAGAGCACCCAGGCATTCAGCTTCCCAGGTGGGGATTCTGACCTGGAGGCCACCCAGACCTATGGATCTGGAGGGGGGAGCAAGGAGCCTGGCCTGGGCCAGAGGTCTGCGGTGTTCGGGAGGAACAGGCAGGTGGACTTTGTCCTGGAGGCAACACAGGCTTATGCTGCCCAGCCTCGCAGTGACacagaggaggaagatgaagaggagacacAGCCCTTGGAATTCCCCACCCCGTCTAATGTTGCTACGACTGAAACCCTGCCCATGTCTGCCTATGAGGAAGAGGacggtgaggaggaggaagatttgGTTGGGGCCAAGCCCCTGACcccagtaaggagagggagatctggaggagcgagggagagagaggaagaggagcatGAGACCCAGACTGGTGAGGTGCTGACCAACCAATACCTCTCCACAGCTCAAACTCTGGACATGCTCCAGGAGAGTGATGATGAGGAAGAAGCCAAACCAGACTCGCCTAGAAGAAGACGGTCCCAAAAACAGACAGTAGACGAGGAAGAGACACAGACTGTTGGCGCCTACCTCTCCACTGCTGAAACCCAGCCCATGTTTACTGCtgctgaggatgatgatgatgaggaggaggaagaactcAACCCTCCATCACCCGGAAGGAGGGGAAGTTCCcggagagggagagtagaagaggaggagacacaACCTAGTGAGTTCCTCACCAGCTCCCACATCTCCACCGCTGAAACTCAGCCTATGGGTACTTGTGACactgaggaagagaaggaggaagacACCAAAGCTAAAGGACGGGCTCAGAGAAGGCGAGGGAAAGAGTCGGAGGCTGGGACAAGCGGTGTCAGCagtagaggtagaagaggagctagaggaggagatgagagctcTGAGCCTCTGAAAACGCAGATGAAGGGGAAGGCTGTGAACACCGCGAGAggcggagggaggagagggaaggtgttgcctgaggaggaagagagtgagaaagaggcgGAGGTGGTTGGgcaagggaggaggggaagaggaagaaagagTGTGAAAcaacagaaagagggagaaaaagacaGACTTGAGAAGGAACGGAGAGAGAAGGAACGGAGAGAGAAG GAACGGAGAGTGGAGGACGAGGGAATAGAGAAGGAAAGACAAGAACAGGCTGAGAAGGAACAGTTGCAGAAGGAAAAAGTGGAATCAGGAAGGGTTATGAAGGAacaacaggacagagagaggatggagcaggaacTTAAAGAACAAGATGAGagattagagagggagagggtggaaagAGAAGAAAcagaaaggatggagagagagcggcTTGAGAGGGAAAGGAAGGAACGAGAAGAGCAAGAAGGACTGGAGTGCGAGAGGGcaaaaagagaaaaggagagattacagaaagaaaaagaaagaatagagagggagaggaaagaaagagaagacGGGAAAAGACTGGAGAGGGAGGAAAAAGAGAAGCAAGAAAAATTGGAGCGAGAAAGCAGGCAAAGGGAAGCGCTAGAgcgattggagagagagagggtggagaaagagagaatagagggagaacAAGCCGAAAAGGAAAGACTGGAGAAAGAGCGTAGAGAGATATTGGAGAAAGAAAAAatggaaagagaagagaagaaaaaacAGGAGCGAGAACGACTGAAGAAGAACAACGAAGAGAAGGAACGATTAGACAGGCAAATGAAGGAAAGAGACCTGAAAGAAaaacaggagagggagaagaaggaaaGAGGAAAGAGGGAAGCCGAGGAGAAAGAAAAGGAGATTAAAGAACGACAAGCGAAGGAACAAGGAGAAAAACAAGCAAAGAAAGATGACGAAAATGAGCCAAAAACATCCACGAGAGGTcgcagagccacctccaggagaACCGTCACGGTTCCACCCACAACGGAACCACAACCTGAACTTGATATTCTGTCCAGCAAACCAGAACCAGTCCCAGCTAGTATAACTAGGTCTCGCTCCAACTCTTCCAACTCTGTCAGCTCTGAGAGATCCAGCATAGGCACTCaggggagcagagggagaggggggaggaagaccACCAGCACCACAGAGCCAGCCCCTGGTCCAGACAACCCCACCCGCAACAGCACCAGGAGAAGGACGATGGTCGGGACGGTTGTGGCTCCCCCTGCTGCTGTGGAGGTCACAGTGCAGGACATTCTCTCCAGCGAACAGTTTGTTGCCAGGAGAACCCGCTCTCGCTCCAGCTCCACCAACTCCCACAGCTCCACCAACTCAGAGGTCTCCACCTGTATCGTGGCTAGCGTGAGCTCTCAGAgcaaagggaggggaggagggagaaggaggaaaaCTGGGACAGAGTCTCTCTCCCCCAGTAACAGGCAGAGTGAGCAGCCTCCAGCCCCCAAGCCCACAGCCAGAGGCAGGAGAAGCCAGAAAGTAGAGGATTATGGTCCACACCCTGAGATGAATGAGAAGGCTGATTCTCAGGAGGCTGGTGGTACCACTAGAGGGCAGAAGAAAACAGCCAAAACCATTGAGCCAGACCCTGTAGTAGCAGATGAAGAAACCACTCCAGCCCAGGTAACAGAGGACTCCCCCGCTCCTAGAGGGAATGGAAGAGGCCGGGGCCGAGGCGGACAGAAAGACAACACACCTGAATCCACTCCTACAATAGCAGGAGGGGACACTCCAAGTGAAGAGGGACTGGAGTCTAAAACaggtgggagagggaaagggaggaagagggggctggaagaggaggaggagagcagggggTTCAAGGTTCCCCGGGGGAAAGCTAAGgttcagaggggagggagatgcaggacagcagaggaggaaggagaggaagaggagaatccTACATCCACTCCAGCAAAGAGGGGAAGAGCCTCCACTGCCCAGGTGAAGAAGAtagcagaggaggagaagagtatggagggacagagtgagaagaTGGAAGAGGCTGGTACTGTGCAGAGGAAAGTCCGAGGCAGGCAGTCGACGGTTCAGATAAAGAAAAAAGAGGACGCTGTTTTGGCCTCTAATTCTGTg GTGCCCCAGACCCCTACAGGTAAGGGCAGAGGTAAGCGTAGGGCCTCTGTGGAATCATCACCGCTGGCTAAGACCCCtcgctcctcctctgtctctgccctgtcctccctctcctcccctgggaCACTGGGCCCAGCTAGGGCTGCCACGCAGTCCTACAAG